One stretch of Centroberyx gerrardi isolate f3 chromosome 13, fCenGer3.hap1.cur.20231027, whole genome shotgun sequence DNA includes these proteins:
- the kncn gene encoding kinocilin, whose protein sequence is MNPVSIGEYHALRVGSALLCIVAGCIIIGVSRECDADAVGGIFLGAGGLGLLIAVYPFVKAWLNINNILPTLGHFRVHPTPANPPPEQPAETLRREATQSQLNLERSKSRMGTFVDGGPVAEGNPEEGTSDMPDILSRRKLKQPPSDQDVP, encoded by the exons ATGAACCCAGTCAGCATCGGGGAGTACCATGCGCTGCGGGTGGGCTCGGCCCTGCTCTGCATTGTGGCCGGCTGCATCATCATCGGGGTGTCCAGGGAGTGTGATGCTGATGCTGTGGGAGGTATCTTCCTGGGAGCGGGGGGCCTCG GCCTGCTGATAGCTGTCTACCCTTTCGTAAAAGCCTGGCTTAACATCAACAACATTCTTCCAACCCTGG GACACTTCAGAGTGCACCCCACGCCTGCCAATCCTCCTCCTGAACAACCAGCAGAGACACTAAGACGAgaag CGACTCAGAGCCAGCTAAATCTGGAACGCTCCAAGAGTCGTATGGGAACCTTTGTGGACGGTGGCCCAGTGGCTGAGGGCAACCCAGAAGAGgg GACATCAGACATGCCAGACATCTTGTCTAGAAGGAAACTTAAGCAGCCTCCTTCTGATCAAGACGTGccatga